The following proteins are encoded in a genomic region of Opisthocomus hoazin isolate bOpiHoa1 chromosome 4, bOpiHoa1.hap1, whole genome shotgun sequence:
- the XIRP1 gene encoding xin actin-binding repeat-containing protein 1 — protein sequence MAEAQKSSKAAIKKMEDDLPPPPAPGSVQVIAPGSQNPNPLPVPPPKQAFSKFYQQRQVNELKRLYRHMHPELRKNLEEAVTEDLAEILNTEDANAQTSVNLDKVLPGEVQSMRWIFENWTLDSIGDHQATKKLAEEEIIPGGDVKSTSLRFESQSINGDSLSTSTKVSETDLARGDVHAARWLFETQPLDSLNKLYSDETEVQEAVLKEPVQGGDVKGARQLFEAQSLDAIGRCCSVEEKSILQLKSEIQELKGDVKKTIRLFQTEPLCAIRDKTGNIHEIKSVCREEIQSNAVRTARWLFETQPLDTINKDTSKVQIIRGISLEEIGRPDVSGARWIFETQPLDAIREITVEEQDFKASTEFVTGADVSKQRMLFETQTLDSLKGETSESVVTKEHVIGGDVKSTLWLFETQPMETLKENFEVGSLKKVELSAEEKGDVKQRKHVFETCPLGNISKAFEEEIPATSMEEVVKGDVKSFKTLFETLPLDSIKQADAEPVTKEEEKIPAGNVKANQILFETTPLYAIKDSFGNFHEVTSVSREQIISGDVKNYKWMFETRPLDQFGESTKKVDIIRGITKQEVVAGDVRTAKWLFETQPMDVIHHQATQGEEHPSVKREISQRGDVKTCRWLFETQPIHTLYEKAEKKQEEEDGIVSQADVKSYTWMFETQPLDSLKGQEEQYLQVSKAYSQEELQGVDVKTVRHLFETEPLGSSVVGEADRKKTMRYSSRVEIQSGEVSRVKEFFEAKPLDTATKPTSQKDDGTIEAGSVHKFTWLFENYPMDSLKDSSEGIQEIPPEKDIKGGDVGGKRFVFETYSLDQIHDKVDETELQKIQKDTMSKANIKSCTMLFESQPLYAIQDKEGGYHEVTSVQKEEIMKGDMKGARWLFETKPLDQIKKEEEVFVIRAVTQEDIKKGDVQAARWRFETEPLDSFSERKMSVPRTVDDVQKGDVQSNKQLFESQQVGQKKYVRMVSVSDVQRGDVRTSTWLFENQPIDSLYGDAERGSSISTVQREDSQKGDVKRCTWLFETQPMDTLKDPEVTASVGAQEAIPRADVKSTTWLFESTPLDKFRASEGSIETELKERTMKETLEMLCTCQAIQHDGILIEANDMESVKMVKYQLSSPGAPEILKEEIVGGHLQRIMLQLLHRTNVDAQSVLVEEDREGKIKVSPLQLLDQSEAAKGKEDLSGNVAKALQGLLSQDASIKKGMVLQETKSGSVKMTLYSLLFHSVQQKVVKGDVKSTIGNLLASSQEQKATATIKREDNEKGNVQLFASCIEKGDLNYLKSLQQESEIQSLISSQAEQGVDESVLQVVQGSKMHILPNKEQEEKEIAEGESGALVGAKKVFACESMGKEGALEREAVHAAGVTGTTVHSLGKPLPTVMEKEEILSGGLKVTTKSIQKVADVSKKAEKEEGTTISLKEPKMTTQGKFPTEVTAQRVEVAGKQQSLVTGEASQIQPEEKTLGGDLQAAMQSLRLATAEAKNIQSHVQSKLQRNREEVHMACRQQASSTQGTVTLQSTVRQQDSASTKQQNTSTAIRTTTSRVQEASKTHTSMSQKSIASHKKVSASEEVQGGQQLSQESRVVPSRDFSIKDGLYTATPVKTYINPFVESDYKEQSVQEERDVIVRGDVQTAIRALQSAAAEQRVVEKEDVVRGNLKAALQSLEKSNVNVSRGDFKAAMIYRNAGQSYSVCKKKNETQVISNQTAVVASGSQADNDFPPPPSAAVMQAEHCPPSTKATREGALPLPTSKEEAPGCSAPLQNPLPALPSLSCKPSDHSPAEKPRTPPKPEITAPCRKKPVPPPKPEHLLHEVQSASANNSTSRLTKPFPPPLPPKPPGLSELSKPKPLPAELGLSCKGVHEQSAHGDVQAKCCTLETSVDKAVTVNGMSPERKLPRNTAKTPLQMAEERYKASKAGQGKVESDSAKTSKSMKNGAVSFEAEQGMTSGKAAAPMRCPGEVVQRHIELCRDQNRCSSVSHPTCPGRAQPPHVPGQTEPNTSPMGHITPPKRGDDIAQNASSKVERESVSNSYESWASQRVVQQVNERMQTCHSTSLHQQPMNSFEQQQQRNSVQLKSPDRKAETTAQEKPVVVMREKNKRETEDERRKRLSVHKEEIMKGNVKEAMEIFENLRRQEELQEILTRVKEFEEETSKVDVKALKSFFEKVPDWVVHQNAQQAKQQDRAETLAKEDTDSVSSVELVFGDLERASAEIIHLKEQTLARLLDIEEAIKKALYSVSSLKSESDIAGLSGLFKESLGNTQSSMSSSNIRKISIVSSKAKQDGITLEPGEGASVKGSKVVEKTEVTKAELEVPRLVQSRVSSPSSPSYISIESAARKSAESPKAAHSSWDIPSSDCLDTPGKRDGFAQDSFSSFNHPSGGSTGHDMTPCEKRPEPVQTKVGLSSTKEHTLGNASHQINEKERCPLDISKGSCHCGMKGGFSDYCSLNVPSPQNPRRQKSILELQTGPDGSKLYGATRTVMEQYEEMDQFGNKIITSSTTVTKQSETQTSSTCNVASHPQYEVSASPVFRRYLKSPREDFHTNGSFQEPGVVFVTFGNSKPKK from the coding sequence ATGGCAGAGGCTCAGAAATCATCTAAAGCTGCCATCAAGAAAATGGAAGACGACTTACCACCCCCTCCTGCCCCTGGCTCAGTACAGGTCATCGCTCCAGGCAGCCAGAATCCCAACCCACTCCCTGTGCCTCCTCCAAAACAAGCCTTCTCCAAGTTCTACCAGCAGCGTCAAGTGAATGAGCTGAAGAGGCTCTACAGACACATGCATCCTGAGCTCAGGAAGAACTTGGAAGAAGCTGTGACTGAGGACCTGGCAGAAATACTGAATACCGAAGATGCCAATGCACAGACGTCTGTGAACCTGGACAAAGTTCTTCCAGGAGAGGTTCAGTCCATGCGCTGGATCTTTGAGAACTGGACTCTTGACTCTATTGGGGACCATCAAGCCACAAAGAAGCTGGCAGAAGAAGAGATTATTCCCGGTGGGGATGTGAAAAGTACTTCCCTGAGGTTTGAAAGCCAGTCAATCAACGGGGACAGTCTGTCAACATCAACCAAGGTATCAGAAACAGACCTTGCCAGAGGGGATGTACACGCTGCACGGTGGCTGTTTGAAACCCAGCCACTAGACTCATTAAATAAACTGTATTCGGATGAAACTGAAGTACAGGAGGCAGTTCTCAAGGAACCTGTCCAGGGAGGTGATGTGAAAGGTGCCAGACAGCTCTTTGAAGCGCAGTCCTTGGATGCTATAGGACGCTGTTGCTCAGTGGAGGAGAAGAGCATCCTACAACTCAAGTCAGAAATCCAGGAGCTAAAAGGCGATGTTAAGAAGACTATCAGGCTCTTCCAAACAGAGCCCCTCTGCGCCATCAGAGATAAAACTGGGAACATCCATGAAATCAAGTCTGTCTGCCGAGAAGAAATTCAGAGCAATGCAGTCAGAACGGCTCGCTGGCTGTTTGAGACTCAGCCCCTGGATACCATCAACAAGGACACCTCCAAAGTGCAGATAATTCGAGGGATTTCGCTGGAAGAAATTGGAAGGCCAGATGTCAGTGGAGCAAGGTGGATATTTGAAACTCAGCCTCTGGATGCCATCAGAGAAATCACAGTTGAAGAACAGGATTTCAAGGCTTCAACAGAATTTGTCACAGGGGCAGATGTCAGTAAGCAGCGAATGCTCTTTGAGACCCAGACTCTTGATTCTTTGAAAGGAGAAACTTCAGAAAGCGTTGTAACCAAAGAACACGTCATTGGAGGTGATGTGAAATCTACACTATGGCTATTCGAAACGCAGCCAATGGAAACCCTGAAAGaaaattttgaggtgggaagttTAAAGAAAGTAGAGCTTTCAGCAGAGGAGAAGGGAGatgtaaaacaaagaaaacatgtcTTTGAGACCTGTCCCCTTGGCAACATCTCCAAGGCATTTGAGGAAGAAATTCCAGCCACCAGCATGGAAGAGGTAGTGAAAGGGGATGTGAAGTCTTTCAAGACCCTGTTTGAGACTCTCCCCTTAGACAGCATTAAGCAGGCTGATGCTGAGCCTGTCACCAAAGAAGAGGAGAAGATTCCAGCTGGCAACGTCAAAGCCAACCAAATCTTGTTTGAGACAACACCTCTGTATGCCATCAAGGATAGCTTTGGCAATTTCCATGAGGTCACCTCTGTAAGCAGAGAACAAATCATCAGTGGTGATGTCAAGAACTACAAATGGATGTTTGAAACCAGGCCTCTGGACCAGTTTGGTGAAAGCACCAAGAAAGTGGATATAATACGGGGGATCACAAAACAAGAGGTGGTGGCTGGTGATGTCAGAACAGCCAAGTGGCTCTTTGAAACTCAGCCCATGGATGTCATTCATCACCAAGCCACGCAAGGTGAGGAGCATCCCTCAGTGAAGCGGGAGATCTCCCAGCGGGGCGATGTGAAGACATGCAGATGGCTTTTTGAGACCCAGCCCATCCACACCCTGTATGAGAAGGCtgaaaagaaacaggaggaggaggatggtatTGTGTCCCAAGCTGATGTGAAGTCATACACATGGATGTTTGAGACTCAGCCCCTGGACTCCCTGAAAGGCCAGGAGGAACAGTATTTACAAGTCAGTAAGGCATACAGTCAGGAGGAATTACAGGGAGTTGATGTCAAAACTGTCCGGCACCTATTTGAGACTGAACCCTTGGGCAGCAGTGTTGTTGGTGAAGCTGATCGAAAGAAAACCATGAGGTACTCCAGTCGTGTGGAGATACAGTCTGGGGAAGTGTCCAGAGTGAAGGAGTTCTTTGAAGCTAAGCCCTTGGATACAGCCACCAAACCAACATCCCAGAAGGATGATGGGACAATTGAAGCTGGATCCGTGCACAAGTTCACTTGGCTTTTTGAGAACTACCCCATGGACTCCCTCAAGGACAGCTCTGAGGGCATCCAGGAAATCCCTCCAGAAAAGGATATCAAGGGGGGAGATGTTGGAGGCAAAAGGTTCGTATTTGAAACCTATTCCCTTGACCAAATCCATGACAAAGTGGATGAGACAGAGCTCCAGAAGATCCAGAAAGATACCATGAGCAAAGCTAACATCAAGTCCTGCACAATGCTCTTTGAAAGCCAACCCTTATATGCTATCCAGGACAAAGAAGGGGGATACCATGAGGTCACCTcagtgcagaaagaagaaatcatGAAAGGTGATATGAAAGGTGCGCGGTGGTTGTTTGAAACTAAGCCCCTGGATCAGAtcaagaaggaggaagaggtctTTGTGATTAGGGCTGTCACCCAAGAGGACATCAAGAAAGGAGATGTCCAGGCCGCCCGATGGAGATTTGAGACAGAGCCTCTtgactccttctcagagagaaaGATGTCTGTGCCAAGGACAGTAGATGATGTGCAGAAGGGAGATGTTCAGTCCAACAAGCAGCTCTTTGAGTCCCAGCAAGTAGGCCAGAAGAAGTATGTGAGGATGGTCAGTGTCAGTGATGTTCAGCGGGGTGATGTGAGGACATCCACTTGGCTTTTTGAAAACCAGCCCATAGACTCCCTGTATGGAGATGCAGAGAGAGGTTCATCTATCAGTACAGTGCAGAGAGAGGACAGCCAGAAAGGGGATGTAAAACGTTGTACCTGGTTGTTTGAAACCCAGCCAATGGACACCCTTAAGGACCCAGAGGTGACGGCCAGTGTGGGGGCCCAAGAAGCGATCCCACGTGCAGATGTGAAAAGTACAACATGGCTCTTCGAGAGCACACCCTTGGATAAATTTAGAGCTTCAGAAGGTAGTatagaaacagaactgaaagaaagGACCATGAAAGAGACTTTAGAGATGCTCTGCACTTGCCAGGCTATTCAGCATGATGGGATCCTCATTGAAGCCAATGATATGGAGAGTGTGAAGATGGTGAAGTACCAGCTCAGTAGCCCAGGTGCTCCAGAGATCCTGAAGGAGGAGATTGTGGGAGGCCATTTGCAAAGGATCATGCTGCAGCTTCTGCACAGAACCAATGTGGATGCACAGAGTGTGCTGGTGGAGGAGGACAGAGAGGGCAAGATCAAAGTAAGCCCATTGCAGCTACTGGACCAGAGTGAAGCTGCTAAAGGCAAAGAGGACTTGAGTGGAAATGTAGCTAAGGCTTTACAGGGTCTCCTCAGTCAAGATGCGTCCATCAAAAAGGGGATGGTCTTACAAGAGACAAAGTCAGGATCAGTGAAGATGACTCTCTACTCCCTCCTGTTCCATTCAGTCCAGCAGAAAGTTGTCAAGGGGGATGTGAAGTCAACGATAGGGAACCTGTTGGCTTCTTCTCAGGAACAGAAAGCAACAGCAACCATTAAGCGTGAGGACAATGAGAAGGGAAATGTCCAGCTTTTTGCGAGCTGCATTGAGAAGGGAGATCTAAACTATCTGAAGAGTCTCCAGCAGGAGTCAGAGATACAGTCCCTCATCTCTTCCCAAGCAGAGCAGGGGGTGGATGAGAGTGTCCTGCAGGTTGTGCAGGGGTCTAAGATGCATATCTTACCAAATAAAgaacaagaagagaaagaaattgcagAGGGTGAGTCAGGGGCTCTGGTGGGAGCAAAAAAGGTATTTGCATGTGAAAGCATGGGCAAAGAGGGTGCATTAGAGAGAGAGGCTGTGCATGCAGCAGGTGTAACAGGCACCACCGTGCATTCTCTTGGAAAGCCCCTGCCCACAGtgatggaaaaggaagaaattctgtcaGGAGGGCTTAAAGTGACTACAAAATCAATTCAAAAGGTTGCAGATGTCAGcaagaaggcagagaaagaagAAGGCACCACCATCAGTTTGAAGGAACCCAAAATGACGACACAAGGCAAATTTCCAACCGAAGTGACTGCTCAGAGAGTAGAAGTGGCTGGGAAACAGCAGAGTTTGGTGACTGGGGAAGCCAGCCAGatacagcctgaagaaaagaccCTTGGGGGTGATCTTCAGGCTGCAATGCAAAGCCTGAGGTTagcaacagcagaagcaaaaaacATTCAAAGTCACGTCCAGAGCAAGCTACAAAGGAACAGGGAGGAGGTCCACATGGCCTGCAGGCAGCAGGCATCCAGCACACAGGGGACAGTGACCCTTCAATCAACCGTACGCCAACAAGACTCTGCGTCCACCAAGCAGCAGAACACCAGCACTGCCATCAGGACCACCACCTCTAGAGTCCAGGAGGCATCCAAGACCCACACAAGCATGTCTCAGAAGAGCATAGCGTCACACAAAAAGGTCAGTGCTTCAGAGGAAGTACAGGGAGGACAACAATTGAGCCAGGAAAGCCGAGTTGTGCCCAGTAGGGATTTTAGCATTAAGGATGGCCTTTATACTGCCACACCCGTGAAAACCTATATAAACCCTTTCGTTGAGTCTGATTACAAAGAGCAATCAGTGCAAGAAGAAAGAGATGTTATTGTCAGAGGGGATGTACAGACAGCTATCAGAGCACTGCAAAGTGCCGCCGCTGAACAGCGCGTGGTAGAAAAGGAGGATGTTGTTCGAGGTAATTTAAAAGCCGCACTTCAGTCGCTGGAAAAGTCTAACGTTAATGTCTCCAGAGGGGATTTTAAAGCTGCTATGATATACAGAAATGCAGGGCAGTCCTATTCTgtgtgtaaaaagaaaaatgagactcAAGTCATTAGTAACCAGACAGctgtagtggcttcagggtcgcAGGCTGATAAtgactttcctcctcctccctcagctgCTGTGATGCAAGCAGAGCATTGCCCACCCTCTACTAAAGCAACAAGAGAAGGTGCCCTTCCACTACCAACCAGCAAAGAGGAAGCCCCAGGATGTTCTGCACCACTCCAGAACCCTCTTCCTGCcctcccttctctctcctgcAAACCCAGTGATCATAGTCCTGCAGAGAAGCCCAGGACTCCTCCAAAACCAGAAATTACTGCCCCATGCAGGAAAAAACCTGTTCCCCCTCCAAAACCTGAGCACCTCTTACATGAGGTGCAGTCTGCCTCTGCAAATAACAGCACAAGCAGATTAACCAagcccttccctccacccctgccTCCAAAACCTCCAGGCCTGAGCGAGCTCAGCAAGCcaaagcctctccctgcagagctgggattAAGCTGCAAGGGAGTACACGAGCAATCAGCCCATGGGGATGTTCAGGCAAAATGCTGCACTTTGGAGACATCTGTGGACAAGGCTGTCACAGTTAACGGTATGAGCCCTGAGAGAAAGCTGCCAAGAAACACTGCCAAAACCCCTCTTCAAATGGCAGAGGAAAGGTACAAGGCAAGCAAAGCAGGACAAGGAAAGGTGGAATCAGACAGTGCTAAGACTTCAAAGTCAATGAAAAATGGAGCAGTTAGTTTTGAGGCAGAGCAGGGGATGACGAgtgggaaagcagcagctccAATGAGGTGCCCAGGTGAGGTGGTTCAGAGACATATAGAGCTGTGCCGAGACCAGAACAGGTGTTCTTCAGTATCACATCCAACATGTCCTGGCAGAGCACAGCCGCCTCATGTGCCAGGACAGACTGAGCCAAACACCTCCCCTATGGGTCATATCACTCCTCCAAAGAGAGGAGATGACATTGCACAAAATGCCTCATCCAAGGTGGAAAGGGAAAGTGTGTCTAATTCTTATGAATCGTGGGCTAGTCAGAGAGTCGTGCAGCAGGTGAATGAGAGGATGCAAACGTGTCATTCAACTTCCTTGCATCAGCAGCCAATGAACTCCTTTGAGCAGCAACAGCAGAGAAATAGTGTGCAATTGAAAAGTCCTGACAGGAAGGCAGAGACAACTGCCCAGGAGAAGCCAGTGGTTGttatgagagaaaaaaacaagagagaaacgGAAGATGAGCGTCGGAAGAGGCTGTCAGTACACAAAGAGGAGATCATGAAAGGCAATGTCAAGGAGGCTATGGAGATCTTTGAGAACCTCAGGAGACAGGAGGAGCTGCAAGAGATCTTGACTCGGGTgaaggagtttgaggaggagacaaGCAAAGTGGACGTGAAAGCTCTGAAGAGTTTCTTTGAGAAGGTCCCTGACTGGGTTGTTCATCAGAATGCCCAGCAGGCCAAGCAACAGGACAGGGCTGAGACACTGGCAAAGGAGGACACTGACAGTGTCTCCTCAGTGGAGTTGGTTTTCGGAGACCTGGAACGAGCAAGTGCTGAGATTATCCACCTGAAGGAGCAGACACTTGCCCGGCTTCTGGACATTGAGGAGGCCATCAAGAAAGCCCTTTATTCTGTCTCTAGTCTCAAGTCTGAGTCAGATATCGCTGGGCTCTCAGGGCTGTTCAAGGAGTCTCTGGGGAACACCCAAAGCTCTATGAGCAGCAGTAACATCCGTAAAATCAGTATTGTCTCAAGCAAAGCCAAGCAGGATGGAATCACACTAGAGCCAGGGGAAGGAGCATCTGTGAAGGGTTCAAAGGTGGTAGAAAAGACCGAGGTAACCAAGGCAGAGCTAGAGGTCCCCCGCCTTGTTCAATCTCGCGTCAGCTCTCCCTCCTCACCTTCCTATATCTCTATCGAGTCTGCTGCCAGGAAATCAGCAGAATCACCCAAGGCAGCACATTCTTCCTGGGACATCCCTTCATCAGACTGTCTTGACACTCCAGGAAAGAGGGATGGTTTTGCTCAGGACAGCTTTAGCTCCTTTAATCATCCATCAGGAGGGTCTACTGGGCATGACATGACCccctgtgagaagagaccagagCCTGTCCAAACAAAAGTTGGGCTGAGTTCAACGAAAGAGCACACCCTTGGCAATGCCAGCCATCAGATCAATGAGAAAGAGAGGTGCCCTCTGGACATCTCCAAAGGCAGCTGCCACTGTGGGATGAAAGGAGGCTTTTCAGATTACTGCTCCCTGAATGTTCCCAGCCCCCAAAATCCACGGAGACAGAAAAGCATCTTGGAGTTGCAGACAGGGCCCGATGGGTCCAAGCTCTACGGAGCTACCCGGACTGTCATGGAGCAGTACGAGGAAATGGACCAGTTTGGAAACAAAATCATCACTTCGTCCACCACAGTCACCAAGCAGTCTGAGACACAAACATCTTCCACATGCAATGTGGCCTCTCATCCGCAATATGAGGTATCTGCCTCACCCGTGTTTCGGAGGTACTTGAAGAGCCCAAGGGAAGACTTCCACACCAACGGCAGTTTTCAGGAGCCAGGAGTGGTCTTTGTCACCTTTGGCAACTCCAAGCCAAAGAAATAG